The genomic DNA CCCGGCCAGCCCGGTGTACACGCCCACCCCGTGGCTGCTGCTGACCATGTGGGTGCCAGGGCTGGCCGCCCTTGGCGTGACCGCCTGGACCGAGCGCGGCTCCCTGCGCCGCATGGCCGACAGCCTGTCCCTGCGCACCGGACCCGCCGGGCCGTACTACCTGACCGCGCTCCTGGTCCCGATCGTCTTCGCTGTCATCCACGGGCTCAACTGGGCCGTGGGCTTCAGCGCCCCGGACCCCGGCCTGCATGCCCTGAACCAGACCTCGGCAGAGCCGCACGACCTGACCTCGCTGTTCACGGTCATGCTCCCGGCCTCCATGCTCATCGGCCCGGCCATCCAGTACGTCTTTGCCCTGGGCGAGGAGCTGGGCTGGCGCGGTTTCCTGCTGCCCCGGCTGATGGTCCTGGGCAAGCCCATGGCCTATCTTGTCCTGGGCGTAGCCTGGGGGCTGTGGCACGCCCCGCTCATCCTGGCGGGTTTCAACTACCCCGGCCATCCCCTGGCCGGTCTGGGCATGATGTGCGCCATGACCTCGGCCCTTGGCCTGTTCATCAACGAGATGACGCTCGGTTCCCGCTCGGTGTTCCTGGCCGCCTTCATCCACGCGGCGGTCAACGCCCAGGTCCAGGGCGTCTGGATGTGGCTCTT from Pseudodesulfovibrio aespoeensis Aspo-2 includes the following:
- a CDS encoding CPBP family intramembrane glutamic endopeptidase, whose protein sequence is MSIPPSRSHKLAPILWFLCLVFAASWAVQWFQLKSGVRFDPASPVYTPTPWLLLTMWVPGLAALGVTAWTERGSLRRMADSLSLRTGPAGPYYLTALLVPIVFAVIHGLNWAVGFSAPDPGLHALNQTSAEPHDLTSLFTVMLPASMLIGPAIQYVFALGEELGWRGFLLPRLMVLGKPMAYLVLGVAWGLWHAPLILAGFNYPGHPLAGLGMMCAMTSALGLFINEMTLGSRSVFLAAFIHAAVNAQVQGVWMWLFPQANPLLGGSFGLIAVLVWLGVGVLTVRLMARSRAREQGSRIPL